A part of Aspergillus flavus chromosome 1, complete sequence genomic DNA contains:
- a CDS encoding sucrose transporter — protein sequence MPQAARWVGSPSIKGRTEAMRMALLTFSLLGLQFTWGIEMTYCTPYLLQLGLTKSRTSLVWIAGPLSGLIIQPLIGVIADRSRSKWGRRRPFMIIGSLIVAMCLLVLGWTTEIVGLFVKDAEKANRVTIALAVLSIYAVDFAINIVQACCRSLIVDTLPIPSQQAGSAWATRMSAIGQLISYVIGSIDTVSIFGTTIGDTQFKQMTVIAALSLLIAVLVTCYAVKERVLITARDSEGKAGAFQVMSQLFKTTMDLPPRIQAICWAQFWAWIGWFPFLFYSTTWVGETYFRYEVPKDATHPTDMLGEVGRVGSLSLVVFSSITFFSSVLLPFCVQPPDDRRPRFTPRPPPGIAALLKKITLIRPDLQTTWLISHVMFAATMIFAPLARSRAFATFLVALCGIPWAVSSWAPFAFMGVEINKLALGPTQASRLSGVTMITSSSIRSGAYSDRSGDTEMDVLRLNHNDTDSDSDTEGGASDLPSTGELAGIYLGVLNVYTTLPQFVGTFISWIVFSVIEPGSTKRDASETQWINLDKGSPNAISICLFIGALSTLVAIEATRRLRHVR from the exons ATGCCACAAGCTGCAAGATGGGTGGGTTCGCCCTCCATCAAGGGACGAACAGAGGCAATGCGGATGGCACTCTTGACATTTAGTCTGTTAGGGTTACA ATTTACTTGGGGTATTGAAATGACCT ACTGCACTCCGTACCTTCTCCAGCTCGGTCTCACTAAATCCCGAACATCGCTTGTCTGGATCGCTGGTCCTTTGTCCGGGTTAATTATTCAGCCCCTCATTGGCGTTATTGCAGATCGGTCCCGATCGAAATGGGGAAGGCGAAGGCCATTCATGATTATAGGCTCATTGATTGTCGCCATGTGTTTACTAGTATTAGGATGGACCACAGAGATTGTCGGCCTTTTCGTCAAGGATGCAGAGAAG GCCAACAGAGTTACCATTGCGCTAGCAGTCCTTAGCATTTATGCCGTGGATTTTGCCATCAATATCG TACAAGCGTGTTGTCGGAGCCTGATAGTCGATACGTTGCCTATTCCATCACAGCAGGCTGGGTCAGCATGGG CTACTAGAATGTCGGCTATTGGCCAGCTCATTAGTTATGTCATCGGCTCAATCGATACAGTTAGCATTTTCGGCACCACAATTGGCGATACTCAATTTAAGCAAATGACAGTTATCGCTGCGCTATCCTTACTCATCGCCGTTCTGGTTACTTGTTATGCGGTGAAGGAGAGAGTATTGATTACTGCTAG AGACTCGGAAGGAAAGGCCGGAGCTTTCCAGGTCATGTCTCAACTATTCAAAACTACAATGGACCTGCCCCCTCGCATTCAAGCCATCTGCTGGGCTCAGTTTTGGGCATGGATTG GCTGGTTTCCGTTCCTTTTCTACAGTACCACCTGGGTTGGTGAAACATATTTCCGTTACGAGGTTCCAAAGGATGCGACGCATCCGACCGACATGCTTGGTGAGGTCGGTCGAGTTGGCAGTTTGTCACTGGTCGTCTTTTCGTCCATAACATTCTTCAGCTCGGTTCTGTTACCATTCTGCGTACAGCCTCCAGATGACAGGAGGCCTAGATTCACACCACGGCCTCCGCCAGGAATTGCCGCTTTGCTTAAGAAGATCACTTTGATACGCCCGGACTTGCAGACGACCTGGTTGATCTCACATGTGATGTTTGCAGCTACTATGATCTTCGCACCTTTGGCCCGATCCCGGGCCTTTGCAACCTTTCTAGTGGCCTTGTGTGGAATCCCATGGGCTGTCAGCAGCTGGGCCCCTTTCGCCTTTATGGGCGTGGAGATAAATAAGCTAGCCCTAGGCCCAACGCAAGCCTCGCGTCTGTCCGGTGTCACTATGATTACATCTTCCAGTATCCGTTCTGGGGCCTACAGCGATAGGAGCGGAGATACGGAGATGGATGTGCTGCGTCTCAACCACAACGACACAGACAGCGATAGTGACACAGAGGGTGGCGCCTCCGATTTACCATCAACAGGTGAATTGGCTGGCATTTACCTCGGTGTGCTGAATGTGTATACGACACTGCCACAATTCGTCGGCACATTTATCAGCTGGATAGTGTTCAGCGTTATTGAGCCAGGCAGCACAAAGCGAGATGCCTCGGAGACGCAATGGATAAACCTCGATAAGGGTTCGCCTAATGCCATCTCGATCTGTCTGTTTATTGGCGCACTAAGTACGCTTGTGGCCATTGAAGCAACCCGACGATTACGTCACGTTCGATAG
- a CDS encoding glucose-6-phosphate 1-dehydrogenase — MEISLSTIELKDDTVIVVLGASGDLAKKKTFPALFGLYRNKFLPKGIKIVGYARTNMDHEEYLRRVRSYIKTPTKEIEEQLDSFCQLCSYVSGQYDKDESFQNLTRHLEDIEKGHKEQNRVFYMALPPSVFTTVSEQLKRNCYPKNGVARIIVEKPFGKDLQSSRDLQKALEPNWKEEEIFRIDHYLGKEMVKNILIMRFGNEFFNATWNRHHIDNVQITFKEPFGTEGRGGYFDEFGIIRDVMQNHLLQVLTLLAMERPISFSAEDIRDEKVRVLRAMDAIEPKNVIIGQYGKSLDGSKPAYKEDETVPQDSRCPTFCALVAYIKNERWDGVPFIMKAGKALNEQKTEIRIQFRDVTSGIFKDIPRNELVIRVQPNESVYIKMNSKLPGLSMQTVVTELDLTYRRRFSDLKIPEAYESLILDALKGDHSNFVRDDELDASWRIFTPLLHYLDDNKEIIPMEYPYGSRGPAVLDDFTASFGYKFSDAAGYQWPLTSTPNRL, encoded by the exons ATGGAAATTTCGCTTAGCACCATCGAGCTTAAAGATGACACTGTCATTGTAGTACTTGGTGCATCGGGAGATCtcgcgaagaagaagacg TTCCCGGCACTTTTCGGCCTT TACCGTAACAAGTTCCTTCCCAAGGGAATTAAGATTGTCGGCTATGCCCGGACAAACATGGACCACGAAGAATATCTGAGACGTGTGCGGTCGTATATTAAGACCCCCACTAAGGAAATTGAAGAGCAGCTGGACAGCTTCTGCCAACTATGCTCCTACGTCTCGGGCCAATACGACAAGGATGAGTCTTTCCAAAACCTCACTAGACACCTTGAGGATATCGAGAAGGGTCACAAGGAGCAGAACCGTGTCTTCTACATGGCTCTCCCCCCCAGCGTCTTTACTACTGTGTCGGAACAATTAAAGAGAAACTGCTACCCCAAGAACGGTGTCGCTCGTATAATC GTCGAGAAGCCATTCGGTAAAGACCTTCAGAGCTCTCGTGATCTCCAGAAGGCGCTCGAGCCCAAttggaaggaagaggagatctTCCGCATTGACCACTACCTGGGTAAGGAGATGGTCAAGAACATCCTTATCATGCGCTTCGGCAACGAATTCTTCAACGCCACCTGGAACCGTCATCACATCGATAATGTGCAG ATTACCTTTAAGGAGCCCTTCGGCACTGAGGGTCGTGGAGGCTACTTCGACGAGTTTGGTATCATTCGTGACGTTATGCAGAACC ACTTGCTTCAGGTGTTGACTTTGCTCGCTATGGAGCGCCCCATCTCATTTTCTGCCGAGGATATTCGTGATGAGAAG GTGCGTGTCCTGCGCGCAATGGACGCCATTGAGCCCAAGAACGTTATCATCGGTCAGTACGGAAAGTCTTTGGATGGAAGCAAGCCCGCATACAAGGAGGACGAGACAGTCCCTCAGGATTCTCGCTGCCCCACTTTCTGCGCCCTGGTCGCATACATCAAGAATGAGCGGTGGGACGGTGTTCCTTTCATTATGAAGGCTGGCAAAG CCCTCAATGAGCAGAAGACCGAGATCCGTATCCAATTCCGCGACGTGACTTCGGGCATCTTCAAGGACATTCCTCGCAACGAGCTCGTCATCCGTGTTCAGCCCAACGAGTCCGTGTACATTAAGATGAACTCGAAGCTTCCTGGCCTGTCCATGCAGACTGTCGTGACCGAGCTTGACCTCACCTACCGCCGTCGCTTCTCCGACCTTAAGATCCCCGAAGCTTATGAGTCCTTGATCCTTGACGCCCTGAAGGGCGATCACTCGAACTTCGTTCGTGATGACGAGCTTGATGCCAGCTGGAGAATTTTCACACCTCTTCTGCACTACCTTGATGATAACAAGGAGATCATCCCTATGGAATATCCCTACG GCTCTCGTGGACCTGCCGTTCTTGATGACTTCACTGCCTCGTTCGGTTACAAGTTCAGCGATGCTGCTGGTTACCAGTGGCCCTTGACTTCCACCCCCAACCGTCTGTAG
- a CDS encoding 60S ribosomal protein eL33 (60S ribosomal protein L33) gives MPSEHGHRLYVKGRHLSYQRSKRQVNPNTSLIKIDGVDNTEAANFYLGKKVAFVYRAKREVRGSNIRVIWGKVTRPHGNSGVVRAQFRHNLPPKSFGATVRVMLYPSNI, from the exons ATGCCTTCGGAACACGGTCACAGAC TCTACGTCAA GGGACGTCACCTGAGCTACCAGCGCTCCAAGCGCCAGGTCAACCCCAACACCAG TCTGATCAAGATCGACGGTGTTGACAACACCGAGGCTGCCAACTTCTACCTCGGCAAGAAGGTCGCTTTCGTCTACCGGGCCAAGCGCGAGGTTCGGGGTTCCAACATCCGGGTGATCTGGGGCAAGGTTACTCGTCCTCACG GAAACTCCGGCGTTGTCCGTGCTCAGTTTCGCCACAACCTCCCCCCCAAGTCCTTCGGCGCTACTGTCCGCGTCATGCTCTACCCCTCCAACATCTAA
- a CDS encoding uncharacterized protein (uncharacterized protein-domain containing protein) has protein sequence MASPQQPAPPRHSRGFSFGGRSDKSSNSGSNKIRLTESAEEKHKRSLHTKADPMVAMSEAQPMLVALEKSTIGSLREMQHKDQYGNVITDPDLSNPTRPRLERPLDTIRSFEAAIYGSYNSRPVSYARTDHESTPAAEYSRRSSYFGGYNGHHRGYNDQNGHYNGRGTYSRPESYMEGNYGGGPPPENYYPYNQGSGRRPRRQRMESDYHGAQNGYGSNVYQKSYENVTAASGSGSNTDPWANNSTDPSSVNSSIDQLQQQQQQQQQQQQQQQAVAERFGFAGFGPEPNLNNGGALASGAAGTGPIKLGNSAPVADPTAGGPVGGPASAAGAPTTRRHLRKATNASDASDTKRKSWFKRRFSKD, from the exons ATGGCGTCCCCCCAACAGCCCGCGCCTCCGAGACACAGTCGAGGTTTCAGTTTCGGTGGCAGGTCAGACAAGTCCAGCAATTCTGGCAGCAATAAAATCCGTCTCACCGAATCTGCTGAGGAGAAACATAAACGTTCTTTACATACCAAAGCCGACCCCATGGTTGCTATGAGCGAGGCGCAACCAA TGTTGGTTGCTTTGGAAAAGTCCACTATCGGCTCTTTAAGGGAGATGCAGCACAAAGACCAGTACGGAAATGTCATAA CTGACCCCGATCTCTCCAATCCCACCCGTCCTCGACTTGAGCGTCCGCTGGATACAATTCGTTCTTTTGAGGCCGCTATCTACGGATCGTATAATAGCAGACCAGTATCATACGCAAGAACAG ACCATGAATCTACACCCGCAGCGGAATATAGTAGACGCAGTAGCTACTTCGGCG GATACAACGGTCACCACAGAGGCTATAACGACCAAAATGGCCACTACAATGGACGTGGAACATATTCCCGACCGGAGAGTTACATGGAGGGCAACTATGGCGGCGGGCCGCCCCCTGAGAATTACTACCCATACAACCAAGGCAGCGGAAGGCGACCACGTCGGCAACGCATGGAGTCCGACTATCATGGTGCACAAAATGGATATGGGTCTAATGTCTACCAGAAATCCTACGAAAACGTGACGGCAGCGTCTGGGTCGGGAAGCAATACCGATCCCTGGGCCAACAATTCAACCGATCCAAGCTCTGTAAACAGCTCAATCGACCAGctacaacaacaacagcaacagcaacagcaacagcaacagcaacagcaggcaGTCGCAGAAAGGTTTGGGTTCGCGGGATTCGGCCCTGAACCGAACCTCAACAATGGCGGTGCGTTAGCCTCTGGCGCAGCTGGAACTGGACCAATTAAGCTGGGGAATTCCGCTCCAGTCGCCGATCCCACCGCTGGAGGCCCCGTGGGTGGACCAGCCTCAGCCGCAGGTGCGCCCACCACCCGTCGCCATCTACGCAAAGCGACGAACGCCTCCGATGCGAGCGATACGAAGCGAAAAAGCTGGTTTAAGCGAAGGTTCAGCAAGGACTAG
- a CDS encoding putative mitochondrial phosphate carrier protein — MFPSEDIISNTFSSKHPLNQSGKQPQLSRAPGTTRREPFPAWSVIDDTKSKADAFAKEASREFNVASQKAQAKTGKIEPWTPKYYAACTIGGLLACGLTHTAVTPLDLIKCRRQVDPQLYKSNLVAFRTIRAAEGFRGVFTGWGPTFFGYSAQGAFKYGGYEFFKKFYSDLVGVENANRWKTSLYLTASASAELIADVALCPFEAVKVRMQTTIPPDIRSTFTGISNVVSKEGVAGLYKGLYPLWGRQIPYTMMKFASFETIVEMIYNYLPGQKSDYNKGAQTGVAFTGGYLAGILCAIVSHPADVMVSKLNANRQPGEAFGAAMGRIYKEIGFAGLWNGLPVRIVMIGTLTGLQWMIYDSFKIFMGLPTTGGGPAAEQKK; from the exons ATGTTTCCCTCTGAAGACATCATCAGTAACACGTTTTCCTCAAAGCACCCTCTAAACCAATCCGGAAAGCAGCCGCAGCTTTCGAGAGCACCAGGAACAACGAGGCGGGAGCCGTTTCCAGCATGGAGTGTGATTGATGACACCAAAAGCAAGGCAGATGCCTTTGCAAAGGAGGCGTCACGCGAGTTCAATGTTGCAAGCCAAAAGGCTCAGGCGAAGACTGGCAAAATTGAACCGTGGACTCCCAAGTATTATGCGGCCTGTACAATCGGCGGACTTCTTGCTTGT GGTCTTACCCACACTGCTGTGACGCCACTAGATCTCATCAAATGCCGACGCCAAGTTGACCCCCAGCTCTACAAAAGCAACTTAGTGGCGTTTCGTACGATTCGCGCCGCAGAGGGCTTCAGAGGAGTGTTTACTGGCTGGGGCCCTACCTTCTTTGGATACAGC GCACAAGGAGCGTTCAAGTACGGTGGCTATGAGTTTTTCAAGAAGTTCTACAGCGACCTTGTTGGAGTGGAGAATGCAAATCGCTGGAAGACGTCCCTGTATCTCACAGCTAGTGCATCTGCCGAGCTTATTGCTGATGTAGCACTTTGTCCTTTCGAGGCCGTCAAGGTGCGAATGCAGACAACAATCCCACCTGATATCCGATCGACTTTCACAGGGATTTCCAACGTCGTTTCGAAGGAAGGTGTGGCTGG ACTTTACAAGGGTCTATATCCGCTGTGGGGTCGGCAGATTCCGTACACCATGATGAAGTTTGCTTCATTCGAGACCATAGTCGAGATGATCTACAACTACCTACCGGGTCAGAAGTCTGATTACAACAAAGGCGCACAGACTGGGGTGGCCTTCACTGGTGGCTACTTGGCTGGTATTCTTTGCGCTATTGTCTCCCACCCCGCTGATGTGATGGTGAGTAAATTGAACGCAAACAGACAGCCCGGCGAAGCCTTTGGTGCCGCTATGGGCCGGATCTACAAGGAAATTGGCTTCGCTGGCTTGTGGAATGGTCTTCCTGTCAGAATCGTCATGATTGGAACTCTG ACCGGTTTGCAATGGATGAT TTATGATTCATTCAAGATCTTTATGGGTCTTCCCACTACCGGTGGAGGACCTGCCGCCgaacagaagaagtag
- a CDS encoding putative cystathionine beta-synthase — protein sequence MASYSTGSEAFAREKLFSTAGQSTSPSSWADKYRGATVEDLDPPPALSVSPNDLVSSAMLAAYERDFTHLTVTSSTKRSLLGYLSIPRLKQLLKEGTIKESDSVSAAMQRFNRKRGLYQVITMETPLEELEQFFESETGPNGEGREKQEFAVVTDASRKFVLGVVTKGDLEEFVKRRP from the exons ATGGCTTCCTATTCGACCGGCAGCGAGGCATTTGCCCGCGAAAAGCTCTTTTCTACTGCGGGACAGTCCACTTCCCCGTCATCGTGGGCAGACAAGTACCGAGGG gCTACTGTCGAAGATCTGGACCCCCCTCCGGCACTGTCTGTCTCACCTAACGACTTAGTCTCCTCCGCCATGCTCGCAGCCTACGAACGTGATTTCACTCATTTAACGGTCACCTCTTCTACGAAACGATCCCTACTTGGCTACCTCAGCATTCCCCGGCTCAAGCAGCTTTTAAAAGAAGGAACTATCAAAGAATCAGATTCCGTGTCTGCTGCCATGCAGCGGTTTAACCGGAAGCGGGGTCTGTACCAGGTAATCACAATGGAGACTCCCTTGGAGGAATTAGAGCAATTCTTCGAGAGTGAAACCGGTCCCAATGGCGAGGGGCGAGAGAAACAAGAGTTTGCCGTGGTAACAGATGCATCGCGGAAATTCGTGCTCGGAGTGGTGACGAAGGGTGATCTGGAGGAGTTCGTGAAGAGGAGGCCATAA
- a CDS encoding putative SNF2 family helicase/ATPase yields the protein MDDSVPDTPVSDKKVIHNTPPGKEEEGYETVATVPLPNFQQPATQSLTPATQRLTQPTQIIEPPYSAKGNSVIQVAASSPPGPTSSPSRPALPGGRLASAMAPSGTQFRPPAVGPAKRAPVIDLEDDGPTYRGGSSDDDDIQMISSTDIKPSLFAKSSRNPEKVLDSPGSATNSSFDRFKEITASAVYNPSSAKRPAAQMDPVPKGTAVKKPRQDGPSRAQPVELDISSLHDIEDYQLRAKVEKMQRVIPQKSVKACMQALLTKRGNYDDALDYLASMVEDEADGRADLSDDELAFNKRASPVAPAKQQIKARGTIQNKWAAMRLDNRNTPKAPAQPSDEESKPRRRLIRGPKTRVSSPSPDRLESPPKKKTGRLVQGRKHPSPEPSEPEASMSDDSDSGVEAITEGESALETKVLRFFNTCNVLDLADIAAITEDVAKVIISNRPFASLDEVRVVTAPTTEQTAKPKGSRGRKTPKPIGDKIVDKCMDMWVGYEAVDSLVAKCEALGKPIASEMKKWGVDIFGKRDGELELTSIDPGASHDSGIGTPASQRSEDDSDGPATVSRKSRFISQPGIMREDLKMKDYQIVGINWLSLLFEKELSCILADDMGLGKTCQVIAFLAHLYEKGIKGPHLIVVPSSTIENWLREFQKFCPTLSVMPYYAGQAERAVIRETIEDNRDSINVIVTTYTIAKAKVDAHFLRNMDFSVCVYDEGHMLKSSTSVLYEKLIRIRARFRLLLTGTPLQNNLQELASLLGFILPKVFQERKEELQNIFANKAKTVDESHSALLSAQRIERAKSMLKPFVLRRKKHQVIDLPPKVSKVEYCELNESQREIYEHEQEEVRKLLADRAAGKKTGNKSANILMKLRQAAIHPLLYRRHYKDTTLSRMAKACLKEEQWSLSNPDIIFEELQAYNDFECHTMCVNYPKSLGKFALKNNEWMDSGKIDKLCELLKRFKENGDRTLIFSQFTMVMDILEHVLENQHLGFVRLDGRTNVEDRQSILDAFHERTDIPVFLLSTKAGGAGINLACANKVVIFDSSFNPQEDVQAENRAHRVGQTREVEVIRLVTKDTIEEQIYALGQTKLALDQAVAGEDAAESKKSEEAGMKAVEDMLIAGSGGEKHSSS from the coding sequence ATGGACGACTCAGTTCCTGATACCCCGGTTAGCGATAAAAAAGTCATTCACAATACGCCGCccgggaaagaagaggaaggatatGAGACTGTCGCCACTGTTCCGCTGCCAAACTTTCAACAACCCGCAACCCAGTCGCTGACTCCGGCGACCCAACGCTTAACACAACCAACACAGATCATAGAACCGCCCTATTCTGCGAAGGGCAATTCAGTCATTCAAGTTGCTGCGTCTTCCCCGCCCGGTCCTACATCGTCTCCTTCTCGTCCTGCCTTGCCCGGCGGTCGCCTTGCCAGCGCAATGGCGCCCAGCGGTACCCAGTTCCGCCCCCCTGCGGTAGGCCCTGCGAAGCGTGCGCCGGTAATAGATCTTGAGGATGACGGTCCAACGTACCGCGGAGGGTCTTCGGACGACGACGACATTCAAATGATAAGCAGCACTGACATCAAGCCGTCCTTGTTTGCCAAATCTTCACGGAACCCCGAAAAGGTTCTGGACTCACCGGGAAGCGCAACAAATTCTTCATTCGACCGATTTAAAGAGATCACTGCGTCTGCCGTCTATAACCCCTCGAGCGCAAAACGTCCTGCAGCTCAAATGGACCCTGTACCAAAAGGGACTGCGGTCAAGAAGCCTCGGCAGGATGGGCCTTCCCGTGCACAGCCTGTGGAGCTGGATATATCGTCTTTACATGATATTGAAGACTATCAATTGAGGGCCAAGGTAGAGAAGATGCAAAGAGTGATACCTCAAAAATCTGTCAAAGCTTGCATGCAAGCTCTTTTAACGAAGCGTGGCAATTACGACGATGCTTTGGATTATCTGGCTAGCATGGTTGAGGATGAAGCAGATGGACGAGCTGACTTGTCAGACGATGAATTGGCTTTTAATAAAAGAGCCTCTCCCGTTGCGCCGGCAAAGCAGCAGATCAAAGCTCGAGGAACTATTCAGAATAAATGGGCTGCGATGCGCCTGGACAATCGCAACACCCCGAAGGCACCTGCGCAACCGTCCGACGAAGAATCTAAACCAAGGAGGCGGTTAATCAGGGGGCCAAAGACCCGTGTGTCTTCTCCGAGTCCAGATCGCTTAGAGTCCCctccgaaaaagaagaccgGCCGACTTGTTCAAGGACGCAAGCATCCATCACCCGAACCTTCAGAACCCGAAGCGTCCATGTCCGACGACTCAGATTCCGGTGTAGAAGCCATTACAGAGGGTGAGAGCGCATTGGAAACGAAGGTTCTCAGGTTCTTCAATACATGCAATGTCCTTGACCTTGCCGACATTGCCGCAATCACCGAAGATGTTGCGAAAGTCATAATTTCCAACCGACCTTTTGCATCTCTGGATGAGGTACGCGTCGTCACTGCGCCTACGACGGAGCAAACCGCGAAGCCAAAGGGTAGCCGGGGGCGTAAAACGCCCAAGCCAATTGGTGATAAAATCGTGGATAAATGCATGGATATGTGGGTTGGGTACGAAGCTGTCGATTCGTTAGTGGCAAAATGTGAGGCGCTTGGAAAGCCGATTGCATCGGAAATGAAGAAGTGGGGTGTCGATATCTTTGGAAAGCGTGATGGGGAATTGGAACTGACATCTATCGACCCCGGTGCATCGCATGATTCTGGCATCGGTACTCCTGCCAGTCAGCGTTCAGAGGATGATAGTGATGGCCCTGCGACTGTCTCCCGTAAAAGCCGATTCATATCCCAGCCTGGTATCATGCGCGAAGActtgaagatgaaggatTATCAAATCGTCGGAATCAATTGGTTGTCGTTGCTCTTCGAGAAAGAATTGAGCTGTATTCTGGCGGACGATATGGGTCTCGGAAAGACTTGCCAGGTCATTGCGTTTTTGGCCCATCTGTATGAGAAGGGCATCAAGGGACCGCACCTCATCGTCGTGCCTTCGTCCACAATCGAAAACTGGCTTAGAGAGTTCCAGAAGTTCTGTCCAACCCTCTCCGTCATGCCATACTACGCTGGCCAAGCCGAGCGAGCAGTGATTCGCGAAACGATCGAAGACAACAGGGATAGCATCAACGTTATTGTCACTACGTATACCATTGCCAAAGCCAAGGTTGATGCACACTTCTTGCGCAACATGGACTTCAGTGTTTGTGTGTATGACGAGGGACATATGCTCAAGAGTTCTACATCTGTTCTCTATGAGAAATTGATCAGAATCCGGGCTCGCTTCAGGCTTCTTTTAACAGGTACACCACTCCAAAACAATCTCCAAGAGCTTGCCTCTCTTCTGGGCTTTATCCTCCCGAAGGTTTTCCAAGAGCGCAAGGAAGAGCTTCAAAATATCTTTGCAAACAAGGCGAAGACCGTGGATGAATCCCACTCTGCCTTGCTTTCCGCACAACGCATCGAAAGAGCAAAATCAATGCTTAAGCCTTTTGTGCTGCGACGAAAGAAACACCAGGTCATTGATTTGCCTCCCAAGGTTTCTAAAGTTGAGTATTGTGAATTAAACGAGTCCCAGAGGGAAATTTACGAAcatgagcaagaagaggTCCGTAAGCTGTTAGCCGACCGAGCAGCTGGCAAGAAAACTGGCAACAAGTCTGCAAATATCTTGATGAAGCTACGTCAGGCAGCTATCCATCCATTGCTCTACAGGCGTCACTACAAGGACACTACTTTGAGCCGTATGGCCAAAGCTTGCCTCAAAGAAGAGCAGTGGTCCCTGTCAAATCCGGACATCATTTTTGAAGAGCTACAGGCATACAATGACTTCGAATGTCACACTATGTGTGTGAACTATCCCAAGTCGCTTGGGAAGTTTGCGCTGAAAAacaatgaatggatggatTCGGGTAAAATCGATAAACTTTGTGAACTTCTGAAGCGATTCAAGGAAAACGGTGACCGTACTCTGATATTCTCCCAGTTCACTATGGTGATGGATATCCTCGAACACGTCCTTGAAAACCAGCACCTTGGTTTCGTTAGACTTGATGGCCGTACGAACGTCGAGGATCGCCAGTCTATCCTCGATGCATTCCATGAACGTACAGATATCCCGGTGTTCCTCCTCTCCACAAAAGCCGGTGGCGCAGGTATCAACTTGGCCTGTGCCAACAAAGTGGTGATCTTCGACTCGAGCTTCAACCCCCAGGAAGACGTACAAGCCGAGAACCGCGCCCATCGTGTGGGTCAAACGCGCGAGGTGGAAGTCATCCGACTTGTTACCAAGGACACAATCGAAGAACAGATCTATGCACTGGGACAAACGAAGCTGGCTCTCGATCAAGCCGTAGCAGGCGAAGATGCCGCCGAGTCGAAGAAGAGTGAAGAAGCAGGCATGAAGGCGGTAGAGGATATGCTCATTGCCGGCTCAGGTGGAGAGAAACATAGCTCTTCATGA
- a CDS encoding putative inorganic diphosphatase: MFLGSSSTSLVSRLRTAPLNRLSTASPIVARVSRTSATLAPPTKQATPPSSSSPFSLLSSSSSSPSSAVLSPSSFSPSPRVAHSASSVTTRAALISRHLSSSATPPQSPTMSYTVRKIGQANTLEHRVYIEKDGQPVSPFHDIPLYANEEQTILNMVVEIPRWTNAKQEISKEEFLNPIKQDVKKGKLRYVRNCFPHKGYLWNYGAFPQTWEDPNTVHPETKAKGDNDPLDVCEIGELVGYPGQVKQVKVLGVMALLDEEETDWKVIVIDVNDPLAPKLNDVEDVERHLPGLLRATNEWFRIYKIPDGKPENQFAFSGECKNKKYALEVIRECADAWEKLMTGKSPKGEISTKNVSVANSTDRAEPSELAAIPQGQNLPPAPIDGSVDKWFFISGAAV; this comes from the exons ATGTTCTTAGGGTCGTCATCCACCAGTCTCGTTTCCAGACTGCGCACAGCTCCATTAAACCGATTGTCCACCGCCTCTCCGATTGTCGCCCGCGTATCACGCACATCCGCAACGTTGGCTCCCCCCACTAAACAAGCCAcccctccttcctcttcctctcccttctctctcctctcttcttcttcttcctctccttcatctgcCGTTTTGTCtccttcatccttctccccttccccccGAGTTGCTCATTCGGCTTCGTCCGTAACAACTCGTGCAGCTTTAATTTCTCGACACCTTTCTTCGTCCGCTACCCCGCCGCAGTCGCCCACCATGTCTTACACCGTTCGCAAGATCGGCCAGGCCAACACCCTGGAGCACCGTGTCTACATCGAGAAGGATGGCCAGCCCGTCTCTCCCTTCCACGATATTCCTCTCTACGCCAACGAGGAGCAGACTATCCTTAACATGGTCGTTGAGATCCCCCGCTGGACCAACGCCAAGCAGGAG ATCTCCAAGGAGGAGTTCCTCAACCCCATCAAGCAGGATGTCAAGAAGGGCAAGCTCCGTTACGTCCGTAACTGCTTCCCCCACAAGGGTTACCTCTGGAACTACGGTGCCTTCCCTCAG ACCTGGGAGGACCCCAACACTGTCCACCCTGAgaccaaggccaagggtgACAACGACCCTCTCGATGTCTGCGAGATCGGTGAGCTTGTCGGCTACCCCGGTCAGGTCAAGCAGGTCAAGGTCCTTGGTGTGATGGCCCTTcttgatgaggaagagaccGACTGGAaggtcatcgtcatcgacgTCAACGACCCTCTGGCTCCTAAGCTCAACGAcgttgaggatgttgagcgCCACCTGCCTGGCCTCCTCCGCGCCACCAACGAGTGGTTCCGTATCTACAAGATCCCCGATGGCAAGCCCGAGAACCAGTTCGCTTTCTCCGGCGAGTGCAAGAACAAGAA GTACGCTCTCGAGGTTATCCGCGAGTGCGCTGATGCTTGGGAGAAGCTCATGACTGGAAAGTCTCCCAAGGGCGAGATCAGCAC CAAGAACGTCTCCGTTGCGAACTCCACCGACCGTGCTGAACCCAGCGAGCTTGCCGCCATTCCTCAGGGCCAGAACCTCCCCCCTGCCCCTATTGATGGCAGCGTTGACAAGtggttcttcatctccgGTGCTGCTGTGTAA